One window of Tepidanaerobacter acetatoxydans Re1 genomic DNA carries:
- a CDS encoding 4Fe-4S binding protein, giving the protein MIVIDLEKCRGCSLCVKNCPLEAIKVINKKAKINDNCVNCGICFRVCTFEAIKRTEERAPENITCTHCPVNCSIPPEKTGACKRYTHVNGELMRNRKLVVEAITAETETAKLPYKPLITAVGSGTNYPCSYPAPYIVSESIDGVDVITVVTEAPLSYSGVKVKIDTNLHIGEEGAKVRRDGKIVGMVTTEEYGSKMLTIGGANLLSGSNDGFIVARTIVDLVNGRRVTLKVDKGSTMEIQHGFPPVIDGQEEKLMRVGCGSATVGMFARQLSKVVDEAIILDYHIIGLLSEHMAGKAVGMAYSGVVPYGRKSTNGRYFGKPGHGWGGTEITDPRDAIKSIDMGIARPGMKILVTETTGQQAALFEIQEDGTVKSIEMLPSVRDAVKIIADTCERSMVSVIYTGGTGGSARAGVTNLPKALTDAIHREEIKLTIAGAPTFVLPGGGINFMVDVSKMVPEPLTWVPTPATVAPVEYTMTREKYEEIGGHVNHVMSKQELLKKLKES; this is encoded by the coding sequence ATGATTGTGATTGATTTGGAAAAATGCAGGGGCTGTAGTTTATGCGTTAAAAATTGCCCCCTTGAAGCAATCAAAGTTATTAACAAAAAGGCAAAAATAAATGATAATTGCGTTAATTGCGGAATTTGTTTCAGAGTCTGCACATTTGAAGCTATTAAAAGGACTGAAGAAAGGGCACCGGAGAATATTACATGTACCCACTGCCCTGTAAACTGTTCAATTCCACCGGAAAAAACCGGTGCGTGCAAGCGATATACTCATGTAAACGGAGAACTAATGAGAAATAGAAAGCTGGTAGTGGAAGCCATAACAGCCGAAACGGAGACAGCCAAGCTGCCTTATAAGCCGCTCATTACTGCTGTAGGCAGTGGTACCAACTACCCTTGTTCCTATCCAGCACCATATATTGTCAGTGAGTCTATTGATGGAGTTGATGTGATTACCGTAGTCACTGAAGCACCTCTTAGTTACAGTGGTGTCAAGGTTAAAATCGATACAAATCTTCACATTGGGGAAGAGGGGGCAAAAGTTCGACGGGATGGGAAGATTGTAGGAATGGTTACAACGGAGGAATATGGTTCTAAGATGCTGACTATTGGTGGTGCAAATCTCTTAAGCGGTAGCAATGATGGCTTTATAGTAGCCAGGACCATAGTAGACTTAGTTAATGGCCGCAGGGTTACATTAAAAGTGGATAAGGGAAGTACTATGGAAATTCAACATGGTTTTCCTCCAGTAATTGACGGTCAGGAAGAAAAACTGATGCGGGTAGGTTGTGGCAGTGCTACTGTAGGTATGTTTGCCAGGCAATTATCTAAGGTAGTAGACGAGGCGATAATTCTTGACTATCACATAATAGGGCTTTTATCGGAGCATATGGCTGGTAAGGCGGTAGGCATGGCTTATAGCGGTGTGGTTCCATACGGCCGCAAGAGTACCAACGGTAGATATTTTGGAAAACCGGGACACGGCTGGGGAGGAACGGAAATTACCGATCCAAGGGATGCCATAAAGTCCATAGATATGGGTATCGCCCGTCCTGGTATGAAAATATTGGTGACCGAAACTACAGGTCAGCAAGCTGCCCTTTTTGAGATACAAGAGGATGGTACTGTAAAATCTATAGAAATGCTCCCATCGGTGAGGGATGCAGTAAAGATCATTGCAGATACATGTGAGCGGTCAATGGTTTCGGTTATATATACCGGTGGTACTGGAGGAAGTGCCAGAGCCGGGGTGACTAATTTGCCCAAAGCACTTACCGATGCTATACATAGGGAAGAAATAAAATTAACTATCGCAGGAGCTCCAACTTTTGTGCTTCCCGGTGGTGGCATAAACTTTATGGTGGATGTTTCAAAAATGGTTCCCGAACCGTTAACTTGGGTGCCGACGCCAGCTACCGTTGCACCGGTGGAATACACTATGACTCGTGAAAAATACGAAGAAATCGGTGGCCATGTAAACCATGTTATGTCAAAACAAGAACTTCTCAAGAAACTGAAAGAGTCATAA
- the yqeB gene encoding selenium-dependent molybdenum cofactor biosynthesis protein YqeB, producing MQDLVVLIKGAGEMASAVAHRLYRSGFQIIMTEVEKPLMVRRHVSFGNCIFEGNWQVEGVESKQVRDLKEIRDALAGRKIPVLIDEKCEISRALSPNVIVDAILAKKNTGTTIKDAQVVIGLGPGFEAGKDVHAVIETMRGHDLGRVILKGAAQKNTGTPGPIQGITDDRVLRAPRAGVVKNILDIGSLVKKGDIIGSVADRPVFAKIDGVLRGLIYDGLTVIAGQKIGDIDPRGQIDYCNTISDKGRTISGGVLEAILFLLNDVNP from the coding sequence TTGCAAGATTTGGTGGTTTTAATAAAGGGTGCCGGCGAAATGGCGTCTGCTGTAGCGCACAGACTATACCGATCGGGATTTCAAATTATTATGACCGAAGTGGAAAAACCCTTGATGGTACGAAGGCATGTATCTTTCGGAAATTGCATATTTGAAGGCAATTGGCAGGTAGAAGGTGTGGAATCAAAGCAGGTCAGAGATTTAAAAGAAATCCGGGATGCTTTAGCAGGAAGAAAAATACCAGTATTAATCGATGAAAAATGTGAAATTTCTCGAGCTTTAAGTCCAAATGTAATAGTCGATGCAATCCTAGCCAAAAAAAACACTGGTACAACTATAAAAGATGCACAGGTGGTAATTGGATTAGGGCCGGGTTTTGAAGCAGGCAAAGATGTCCATGCAGTGATTGAGACCATGCGGGGACACGATCTGGGACGAGTGATTCTAAAGGGAGCCGCACAGAAAAATACAGGTACTCCGGGCCCAATTCAGGGTATTACAGATGATCGAGTATTGCGGGCACCTAGAGCGGGAGTGGTTAAAAATATTCTAGATATAGGGAGCCTTGTAAAAAAAGGTGACATCATAGGTAGTGTAGCAGATCGACCGGTTTTTGCAAAAATTGATGGGGTGTTGAGAGGATTAATTTATGATGGTTTAACCGTTATAGCAGGGCAAAAAATTGGGGATATAGATCCACGGGGACAGATAGATTACTGTAATACCATAAGTGATAAAGGCAGAACTATTTCCGGAGGAGTATTGGAAGCTATACTGTTTCTTTTAAATGATGTAAATCCGTAA
- a CDS encoding XdhC/CoxI family protein, which yields MVLEGSKVIEKLACMIAQNEPAALVTVVESSGSTPRGPGSMMLVDKKGVLLEGTIGGGILEERAKSDAAECLRVKESKLFFYELGAENEKSLPMICGGNIRYFVKVFPKKKRLIIIGAGHVGEKLCKMANILGYTIIVVDDRENRATKENFPEASQLLVGDILENLRKVSIDENTCIVIVTHAHKYDQAVLEAVIDSNALYIGMIGSVSKVRTCFENLREKGISNELIGKVYSPIGLDIGGESPEEIALSIMAQIQAITYNKSVPHMKYIMKQKNQEG from the coding sequence ATGGTATTGGAAGGTTCTAAAGTAATAGAGAAGCTTGCTTGCATGATAGCTCAAAATGAACCTGCGGCACTAGTAACGGTAGTGGAATCTTCTGGTTCTACTCCCCGAGGGCCAGGAAGTATGATGTTAGTTGATAAAAAGGGTGTGCTTTTGGAAGGGACTATTGGCGGAGGAATTCTCGAAGAAAGGGCTAAAAGCGATGCGGCCGAATGTCTCAGGGTAAAGGAATCGAAACTTTTTTTCTATGAACTGGGTGCGGAAAATGAAAAATCATTGCCTATGATTTGTGGTGGAAATATTAGGTATTTTGTTAAAGTATTTCCCAAAAAAAAACGGCTTATAATTATAGGAGCCGGACATGTAGGGGAAAAACTATGTAAAATGGCTAATATTTTAGGATATACGATTATCGTTGTTGATGATCGGGAAAACCGTGCTACGAAGGAGAACTTTCCGGAAGCAAGTCAGCTTCTTGTGGGTGATATTCTGGAGAACTTGAGGAAAGTTTCTATCGATGAGAATACCTGCATAGTAATAGTAACACATGCTCATAAATATGATCAAGCTGTCCTGGAGGCTGTAATTGATTCAAATGCATTATATATAGGTATGATAGGGAGTGTTTCTAAAGTTAGGACATGTTTTGAGAATTTACGGGAAAAGGGTATATCCAATGAACTCATTGGTAAAGTTTACTCTCCTATAGGTTTAGATATAGGAGGTGAATCCCCTGAAGAAATAGCCCTTTCCATTATGGCTCAAATTCAGGCTATTACTTATAACAAGAGCGTGCCGCACATGAAGTATATTATGAAACAAAAAAATCAGGAGGGCTGA
- a CDS encoding amidohydrolase family protein, translating to MTIIAIKNIGTLVSGDIKKPISSSNTIIIEDGKIAKLGNEELLKQYQCDKVIDAKGITVTPGLIDSHVHPVIGDFTPRQNTLGFIDSSLHGGVTTMISAGECHTPGRPKDVAGTKALAILAHKSFQNMRPGGVKLHGGALILEKGLTEKDFEELAREGVWLVGEIGLGSINKPEDAAPMVEWAKKHGFKTMMHTGGTSIPGSTTVTAADVMQVNPHVVSHLNGGPTAIPIEEVKKLIDETSITLEMVQCGNFKVFKQAIEWLKEKNQLDRVILGNDSPSGTGIIPLGILRSVCFIASMTGVSAEEALCMATGNTARVYGLNVGIIEEGREADLVLMDAPMGSVGKNCIQALEAGDLPGISMVIIDGKLVATKSRNTPPPAIKAVVC from the coding sequence ATGACTATTATAGCTATTAAAAACATAGGAACTTTGGTAAGTGGTGATATTAAAAAACCAATTTCTTCGTCTAACACAATTATCATTGAAGACGGGAAAATTGCAAAGCTAGGGAATGAGGAATTATTAAAGCAATACCAATGTGACAAGGTAATTGATGCAAAAGGCATAACCGTTACTCCAGGCCTTATAGACTCACATGTGCATCCGGTTATAGGAGATTTTACACCACGCCAAAACACATTAGGGTTTATTGATAGTTCCCTTCATGGAGGAGTAACCACAATGATATCCGCAGGGGAATGTCATACTCCTGGCAGACCGAAAGATGTAGCAGGAACTAAGGCATTAGCTATATTGGCACACAAAAGTTTCCAAAATATGAGACCTGGCGGTGTCAAACTTCACGGTGGTGCCCTCATATTGGAAAAAGGCCTTACAGAAAAGGATTTTGAGGAACTAGCCCGGGAGGGAGTATGGTTAGTAGGGGAGATAGGCCTAGGTAGTATTAACAAACCTGAAGACGCAGCCCCTATGGTAGAGTGGGCGAAAAAACATGGATTTAAGACAATGATGCATACCGGAGGCACATCGATTCCCGGTAGCACTACCGTTACAGCTGCTGATGTAATGCAAGTCAATCCTCATGTGGTATCTCATCTGAATGGAGGTCCTACTGCTATACCGATAGAAGAAGTAAAAAAGTTGATCGATGAAACATCAATAACCCTGGAAATGGTTCAATGCGGTAATTTCAAAGTATTTAAACAAGCTATTGAATGGTTGAAAGAGAAAAATCAATTAGACCGGGTCATCCTTGGTAATGATTCGCCGTCAGGAACTGGGATTATACCCTTGGGAATCTTAAGATCCGTATGTTTTATAGCTTCTATGACAGGTGTATCAGCTGAAGAAGCCCTATGTATGGCTACTGGCAATACTGCTCGTGTTTATGGCCTTAATGTAGGGATAATAGAAGAAGGTCGGGAAGCAGATCTTGTATTGATGGATGCTCCTATGGGTTCTGTAGGCAAAAATTGCATTCAAGCACTGGAAGCCGGAGATCTCCCCGGGATTTCCATGGTAATAATTGATGGAAAGCTAGTGGCAACAAAGAGTAGAAATACTCCTCCTCCCGCAATAAAAGCGGTTGTTTGCTAA
- a CDS encoding NTP transferase domain-containing protein: MGESSKDSIKICGIILAAGEGKRAGGGKLSRDIQGKPMLQCVVEMAVQSSLDDVLLVTGYERNLGEKIAKRAGIRSYYNADYPLGMSTSLKLGISKVPQGISAVVIILGDMPYIQRETLDSIIDLHKTTRSKIIIPVYNGKKGHPVLMACTYNDEIYNISGDRGAREIIKKHIDEVMYWQADDPGILKDIDY; encoded by the coding sequence ATGGGAGAATCATCAAAAGATAGTATAAAAATATGCGGTATTATTTTAGCGGCAGGGGAAGGGAAAAGGGCCGGTGGAGGCAAGTTGAGTAGGGATATTCAGGGAAAGCCCATGCTACAGTGCGTTGTTGAGATGGCAGTACAATCTAGTCTAGATGATGTCCTATTGGTCACTGGATATGAAAGAAATTTAGGTGAAAAAATAGCAAAGCGTGCTGGTATTAGATCCTACTATAATGCCGACTATCCATTGGGTATGAGCACATCGCTCAAGCTGGGGATATCTAAGGTGCCCCAAGGGATTTCTGCTGTTGTAATAATATTAGGAGATATGCCGTATATTCAAAGGGAAACCTTAGATTCTATTATTGATTTACATAAAACAACTAGGAGTAAGATAATCATCCCTGTCTACAATGGAAAGAAAGGCCATCCGGTTTTAATGGCTTGCACTTACAATGATGAAATATACAATATCTCAGGTGATAGGGGAGCACGGGAAATTATAAAAAAGCATATAGATGAAGTTATGTACTGGCAGGCCGATGATCCAGGTATATTAAAAGACATTGATTATTAA
- a CDS encoding xanthine dehydrogenase family protein molybdopterin-binding subunit yields the protein MIKTGIGIGCMWYGIGNTGLPNPAAAFVEVHSDCSATLLTGCADIGQGSNTVLAQIVAETLGIDFEDVFVTSADTGVTPEAGATSASRQTYISGNACKRAAEMARQTLVDLAADLLQDDKDKILLKDKMAFVKDTDKSISMAKLLEECDRRGILVIGSGSFNPDTTYLDAQTMAGIPYATYAFATHIAEVEVNTETGEIKVKKIIAAHDVGKAVNPSLIEGQIEGGCLMGAGYALLEEVLLSNGRITNPNLSNYLLFTAKDVPEVYPIIVEEKEETGPYGAKGVGEPSLIPTAPAILNAIYNATGERFTDIPVTQERFIEQTYYKFDK from the coding sequence GTGATAAAAACTGGAATAGGTATCGGATGTATGTGGTACGGTATAGGGAACACCGGCCTACCCAATCCTGCTGCAGCTTTTGTCGAGGTGCATAGTGACTGTTCAGCGACTTTACTCACCGGATGCGCAGATATTGGTCAGGGTTCCAATACTGTTCTTGCCCAGATCGTAGCTGAGACTTTAGGTATAGATTTTGAAGATGTATTCGTAACTTCTGCTGATACTGGGGTAACACCCGAAGCCGGTGCTACATCGGCCAGTCGACAAACCTACATTTCCGGCAATGCGTGCAAGCGGGCTGCAGAAATGGCTCGGCAAACCCTTGTAGATCTAGCTGCAGATCTGCTACAGGATGATAAAGATAAAATCCTTTTAAAAGATAAAATGGCTTTTGTAAAAGATACAGATAAATCCATCAGCATGGCAAAACTCTTAGAGGAATGCGACCGGCGTGGGATACTAGTAATAGGCAGCGGTTCCTTTAACCCGGATACAACTTATTTGGATGCTCAAACAATGGCTGGCATACCATATGCTACATATGCATTTGCTACTCACATAGCGGAAGTGGAAGTTAATACAGAGACTGGAGAAATTAAAGTTAAAAAAATTATAGCTGCTCATGACGTAGGAAAAGCTGTAAACCCGTCGCTGATTGAAGGACAAATTGAAGGGGGGTGTTTAATGGGTGCAGGTTATGCCCTTTTAGAGGAGGTTTTGTTGTCGAATGGTCGAATAACCAACCCGAATTTATCTAATTATCTATTATTCACAGCAAAGGATGTACCTGAAGTATACCCAATCATTGTGGAAGAGAAAGAAGAAACGGGTCCTTATGGAGCAAAGGGTGTCGGTGAACCGTCACTAATTCCTACAGCCCCTGCTATACTAAATGCCATTTATAATGCTACAGGTGAACGGTTTACGGATATTCCGGTGACACAGGAAAGATTTATCGAACAGACCTATTATAAATTTGACAAATAA
- the yqeC gene encoding selenium cofactor biosynthesis protein YqeC has protein sequence MLLNALNIIENNEVISLVGAGGKTSFMYALARELSSLQRRVLITTTTHLKKPTGKAYELMILENCPKRAANKINQIFDASNVAFWADNEVSDGKIRGLSMESIDIIADMGIADNILIEADGSKGLPIKAPAYNEPVIPKKTTILIGVIGIDALGRTIDDKTVHRPEFLSMISGKPLGGIIDEAVIQNLIFSPYGLFKGATEQMKKVVVINKVDNNQILDLAIKLAESIKNVSNIEIFRILLTSFNCETSRIKVIL, from the coding sequence ATGCTGCTTAATGCTTTAAACATAATTGAGAATAATGAAGTAATATCTCTAGTAGGGGCAGGAGGTAAAACCTCTTTCATGTATGCCTTAGCCCGTGAACTATCCTCATTGCAGAGGAGAGTCCTTATAACAACTACAACTCATCTCAAAAAACCTACGGGAAAAGCTTATGAACTAATGATTCTAGAAAATTGCCCCAAAAGAGCCGCCAATAAAATAAACCAAATATTTGATGCATCGAACGTGGCTTTTTGGGCAGATAACGAAGTGTCTGATGGAAAAATACGTGGGTTATCCATGGAAAGTATTGATATTATCGCCGATATGGGCATTGCCGATAATATACTAATAGAAGCTGACGGATCCAAAGGCTTGCCTATAAAAGCGCCTGCATATAATGAACCTGTTATCCCAAAGAAAACAACCATATTGATAGGTGTAATTGGGATTGATGCTCTAGGTCGCACTATAGATGACAAGACTGTACACCGGCCTGAATTTTTAAGCATGATATCAGGGAAACCTTTAGGTGGGATTATCGATGAGGCGGTGATACAAAACCTAATATTTTCTCCATATGGTCTGTTTAAAGGTGCTACAGAGCAAATGAAGAAAGTTGTTGTGATAAATAAAGTTGATAATAATCAAATATTAGACCTTGCAATAAAGTTGGCGGAATCCATAAAAAACGTAAGCAATATAGAGATTTTTCGCATTTTACTCACATCTTTTAATTGTGAAACTTCTAGAATCAAGGTGATTTTATAA
- a CDS encoding molybdopterin cofactor-binding domain-containing protein produces the protein MTGLEEVKISFILNDESVSVEVDPRKRLLDMLREDFLLTGVKEGCSVGECGACTVLIDGRAVTSCLVLAPQVNGHRVTTIEGLQKNGELHPLQQAFIDSGAVQCGFCTPGMILAAKALLDRNPHPTREDIKTAISGNLCRCTGYEKIIKAVETAVKYLEGKDENNRTNDRKKTETLKKLTEEAISDDIRVIGKSIIRKDALKKTTGEALFAGDMRFENMLYGKVLRSQVPHAILKNIDTTDAKSLPGVKAVLTYKDIPGANRVGIILKDEPVLVDHKIAHIGDPIALVAAETQEIAEEALERIKVELEELPPVVDVKEAIKEDSVKVHGDTNIIAIKNLIKGDVEEGFRKSDIIVENHYKTNFVSHMFIEPECGIGSYENGVITVWCSSQNVHFDRAEVARVLNMPRSKVRVIQAETGGGFGGKLDISTQCYAALLAYYTKRPVKIIYSRVESTMASSKRHPAIIRCKTGATKEGKLMALDADMILDTGAYASYGPGVITRTVVHITGPYDIPNVKVKGHLVYTNNPMAGAMRGFGVPQAAIVHESQMDILAKELGISPYEIRKRNVLKPGSYTATNQLLTSSVGIEKTLDAAVEKAKEMLKGWEGIL, from the coding sequence GTGACAGGTTTGGAAGAAGTAAAAATATCTTTTATTTTAAATGATGAAAGTGTATCGGTGGAGGTAGATCCGAGAAAAAGACTCTTGGATATGTTGAGAGAGGACTTTTTGCTCACAGGAGTAAAAGAGGGTTGTTCTGTGGGAGAATGTGGTGCTTGCACAGTTTTGATAGATGGGAGAGCGGTAACATCATGCCTTGTTTTGGCACCACAGGTCAATGGACATAGAGTTACAACTATCGAGGGTCTACAAAAAAATGGAGAGTTACACCCACTTCAACAGGCTTTTATTGATTCCGGAGCAGTGCAGTGTGGATTTTGCACACCGGGGATGATACTTGCTGCTAAGGCTCTTCTGGACAGAAATCCACATCCAACTCGTGAGGACATAAAAACTGCAATTTCAGGAAATCTCTGTCGGTGTACCGGTTATGAAAAGATTATAAAGGCAGTCGAAACAGCTGTAAAATATCTTGAAGGGAAAGATGAAAATAACAGGACAAATGATAGAAAAAAGACTGAAACTTTAAAAAAGCTAACTGAAGAAGCTATTTCTGATGATATAAGAGTGATAGGGAAAAGTATTATTCGAAAAGACGCCTTAAAAAAGACAACCGGAGAAGCTCTTTTTGCTGGCGATATGCGCTTTGAAAATATGCTTTACGGAAAAGTCCTTAGAAGTCAGGTTCCTCATGCAATTCTGAAGAATATAGATACAACAGATGCTAAAAGTTTGCCCGGTGTAAAAGCGGTTCTGACTTACAAAGATATTCCCGGAGCTAATCGTGTAGGAATCATACTAAAAGATGAGCCTGTTTTAGTGGATCATAAAATTGCCCATATCGGAGATCCCATAGCTTTAGTAGCGGCAGAAACTCAAGAGATAGCCGAGGAGGCTCTAGAACGGATTAAAGTTGAGTTGGAAGAATTACCGCCCGTAGTCGATGTTAAAGAAGCTATAAAAGAAGATTCTGTAAAAGTTCACGGAGATACAAACATAATAGCAATAAAAAACCTTATTAAGGGCGATGTTGAAGAAGGGTTTAGAAAAAGTGACATCATTGTAGAAAACCATTATAAAACTAATTTTGTTTCACATATGTTTATTGAACCAGAGTGTGGTATAGGTAGTTATGAAAATGGAGTTATAACTGTGTGGTGCTCTTCACAAAATGTTCACTTTGATCGAGCTGAAGTAGCTCGTGTTCTAAATATGCCAAGAAGCAAGGTTCGAGTAATCCAGGCAGAAACCGGAGGGGGATTTGGTGGAAAACTAGACATATCCACTCAGTGTTATGCGGCTTTATTAGCTTATTATACAAAGAGACCAGTAAAAATCATTTACTCTCGAGTAGAGTCTACTATGGCTTCATCTAAACGACACCCAGCTATAATCAGATGCAAAACAGGTGCTACCAAGGAAGGAAAGCTGATGGCCTTGGATGCTGATATGATTCTGGATACAGGAGCTTATGCATCTTATGGGCCTGGAGTAATCACTAGGACTGTGGTTCATATTACAGGCCCTTATGATATTCCAAATGTAAAAGTTAAAGGTCATTTAGTTTATACAAATAATCCTATGGCTGGCGCTATGAGAGGTTTCGGTGTCCCTCAAGCAGCGATAGTTCACGAAAGTCAAATGGATATACTGGCAAAAGAGCTAGGGATAAGTCCCTATGAAATAAGAAAAAGAAATGTTCTAAAACCTGGATCTTACACTGCTACAAACCAACTGCTTACCTCAAGTGTTGGAATAGAAAAGACCTTAGATGCAGCAGTCGAAAAGGCAAAAGAAATGTTAAAAGGATGGGAGGGGATTCTGTGA
- a CDS encoding UPF0280 family protein, translating into MMNQLEDGRVFLEYGPIRMLMDVSIKVQRQPELAFMVGLDVIEEFKRACEYMSLIKGQDRVRESVQNYPISVQKMLAAVKRVGDETLTPLAAVAGAFSDIALEKALALGAERVIINNGGDIAFKDIRGNPIKIGIPVSKNSPTPFLTLMISDKNVTGICTSGIGGRSFTKGIATAAVAIAENATLADACATYLGNETNVEDPEIIRCYAEEIDSETDIPGHQITLKVGCLSKKKIYSALLNGMKAAEDIYERHIIWGSILCIDKEIVTVPSEINIS; encoded by the coding sequence ATGATGAACCAATTGGAGGACGGTCGAGTATTTCTTGAATATGGACCCATACGCATGTTAATGGATGTTTCAATTAAAGTACAAAGACAACCAGAACTGGCGTTTATGGTAGGCTTAGATGTTATTGAAGAGTTCAAAAGAGCTTGTGAATACATGTCTCTTATTAAAGGTCAAGATCGTGTAAGGGAGTCTGTACAAAACTATCCCATATCAGTACAAAAGATGCTAGCTGCAGTCAAGAGAGTAGGGGATGAAACCCTTACTCCTCTGGCGGCAGTAGCAGGTGCTTTTTCCGATATTGCCCTTGAAAAGGCACTTGCACTTGGAGCCGAAAGAGTCATTATAAACAACGGCGGAGATATTGCATTTAAAGATATAAGGGGAAATCCTATAAAGATAGGTATTCCTGTGTCAAAAAATTCTCCTACCCCCTTTTTAACCCTGATGATTTCCGATAAGAATGTGACTGGAATTTGTACCAGTGGGATAGGAGGTAGGAGTTTTACTAAAGGCATAGCTACTGCAGCGGTAGCTATAGCTGAAAATGCTACCTTGGCAGATGCTTGCGCTACATATCTTGGTAATGAGACTAATGTGGAAGACCCTGAAATAATTCGATGTTATGCAGAGGAGATAGATTCAGAGACTGACATACCCGGCCATCAAATCACACTGAAAGTAGGATGCCTAAGCAAGAAAAAGATATATAGTGCTTTGTTAAATGGTATGAAGGCTGCGGAGGATATATATGAACGACACATAATATGGGGTTCTATATTATGCATAGATAAAGAGATAGTAACTGTGCCATCGGAAATTAATATCTCTTGA
- a CDS encoding PTS transporter subunit IIC: MSEQKEKGFSAYLKEQNIELTFDRIGIKALGAMAHGLFASLLIGTIINTLGNLLKFPFLNEIGAYATAGTGAAMAVSIGYALQAPPFVLYSLVAVGQAANKLGGAGGPLAVFFIALIAAFCGMLVSKRTRIDLIVTPFVTIVVGVTAAYFLAPPIGAFASWIGNIIIWATEMRPFIMGILVSAIMGIVLTLPISSAALAAALGLVGLAGGAAHAGCCAHMIGFAVASYRENKIGGLAAQGLGTSMLQIPNLLKKPVLWIPAVVASIINGPVATVVFRLKQNGPPISSGMGTSGLVGPIGVITGWYTPSEQALAHGEVAMIPTAMDWIGLIMVSVVIPAVVAWIVSEIMRKKEIIEPGDLKIEV, encoded by the coding sequence ATGTCCGAACAGAAAGAAAAGGGTTTTTCTGCTTATCTAAAAGAGCAAAACATCGAACTCACTTTTGACAGAATTGGTATCAAAGCTCTTGGTGCTATGGCTCACGGTCTATTTGCGTCATTATTAATCGGTACAATTATTAACACCCTGGGCAATCTACTTAAATTCCCGTTTCTTAACGAAATTGGTGCCTATGCCACGGCAGGTACCGGCGCAGCCATGGCAGTATCCATCGGTTACGCTTTACAAGCACCTCCCTTCGTTCTTTATTCTTTGGTGGCTGTAGGTCAGGCTGCTAACAAATTAGGCGGCGCTGGCGGCCCTTTGGCCGTATTCTTCATTGCCCTTATTGCTGCCTTTTGCGGTATGCTGGTTTCCAAAAGAACGCGTATTGACTTAATTGTTACACCTTTTGTTACGATTGTTGTAGGCGTCACAGCTGCCTATTTTTTGGCTCCGCCCATCGGTGCCTTTGCTTCTTGGATTGGCAACATCATTATCTGGGCAACAGAAATGAGGCCATTCATAATGGGAATTCTGGTTTCCGCTATTATGGGTATCGTTCTTACACTACCAATTAGCTCTGCGGCACTGGCTGCCGCTTTAGGGCTGGTTGGTCTGGCCGGCGGCGCTGCCCATGCTGGCTGCTGCGCTCACATGATTGGCTTTGCAGTCGCCTCTTACAGAGAAAATAAAATCGGCGGTTTAGCAGCCCAAGGTCTTGGTACATCCATGCTGCAAATACCTAATCTGTTGAAAAAACCGGTTCTATGGATACCAGCAGTGGTTGCTTCTATCATCAATGGCCCTGTTGCTACTGTTGTTTTTAGGCTTAAACAAAACGGACCTCCTATCTCCTCAGGTATGGGCACCTCCGGTCTCGTCGGTCCCATCGGCGTTATCACCGGTTGGTATACGCCTTCGGAGCAAGCTCTTGCCCACGGCGAGGTAGCCATGATCCCCACCGCCATGGATTGGATTGGCTTAATTATGGTCAGTGTCGTGATCCCGGCGGTAGTAGCTTGGATTGTCTCTGAAATTATGCGCAAGAAGGAAATAATCGAGCCCGGCGATTTAAAAATCGAGGTCTAA